One Rosa chinensis cultivar Old Blush chromosome 5, RchiOBHm-V2, whole genome shotgun sequence genomic region harbors:
- the LOC112163984 gene encoding putative serine/threonine-protein kinase-like protein CCR3: protein MNGSRVLCWGNGIGAEIQKGFENVLMSSLIAGESHACGLRKNGTLVCKGNNDSGQLNVPYGAKFSGLALGANFTCAIRQSNGYVVCWGHSDVVGNVSFESIVAGLDFVCGLTRGNLSVICWGPGWSSSENDVTLGSIIPGPCVQTPCSSCGVYPNSETLCGGSGNICNSCQTELPVAVPLLPTSPLEKGSSSSIGKNKLLLVFVIVGSVGAFAGLCTVLFCLWIGLCSSWFNNRESEQLTSAADPNVGALVEIQNVPNAPFQHFSSSSSSKHADKTEEFVLAELSAATKHFSTQNKIGAGSFGIVYRGKLSDGREVAIKRGDTSTKTKKFQEKESAFDSEVALLSRLHHKHLVKLVGSCEGLCS from the coding sequence ATGAATGGTAGCAGAGTCCTCTGTTGGGGAAATGGTATTGGAGCTGAGATTCAAAAAGGGTTCGAGAATGTGTTAATGTCAAGCTTAATTGCTGGAGAGTCTCATGCTTGTGGCTTAAGGAAAAATGGAACTTTGGTCTGCAAAGGGAACAATGATTCCGGGCAATTGAATGTACCTTATGGGGCCAAGTTTTCAGGCCTTGCATTGGGAGCAAATTTTACTTGTGCTATAAGGCAAAGCAATGGCTATGTTGTATGCTGGGGTCACAGTGATGTTGTTGGAAATGTTTCGTTTGAGTCGATTGTTGCAGGTTTGGATTTTGTATGTGGACTAACAAGAGGTAATCTATCAGTGATTTGTTGGGGACCAGGATGGTCTAGTTCTGAAAATGATGTTACTTTGGGATCGATCATTCCGGGTCCATGTGTACAAACTCCTTGTAGCAGCTGTGGTGTGTACCCAAATTCGGAGACTCTTTGTGGTGGGTCGGGGAATATATGCAACTCATGCCAGACCGAGCTTCCAGTTGCAGTGCCTTTGCTTCCAACAAGTCCACTGGAAAAAGGTTCTTCATCATCCATAGGAAAAAATAAGCTTTTGTTGGTTTTTGTAATAGTTGGATCAGTTGGGGCTTTTGCTGGACTTTGCACTGTTCTTTTCTGCTTATGGATTGGACTGTGCAGCTCTTGGTTCAACAACCGGGAGTCTGAGCAACTCACAAGTGCTGCTGACCCCAATGTAGGGGCTCTCGTTGAGATCCAAAACGTTCCTAATGCTCCATTTCAGCACTTTAGTAGTAGTTCATCATCAAAGCATGCAGACAAGACTGAAGAATTTGTATTAGCAGAGCTTTCTGCTGCCACTAAGCATTTCTCAACCCAAAACAAGATTGGTGCCGGGAGCTTTGGTATTGTATACAGAGGCAAGCTCTCCGATGGTCGCGAAGTGGCCATCAAGAGAGGAGATACTAGtacaaaaaccaagaaattccaGGAGAAAGAAAGCGCGTTTGATTCTGAAGTAGCATTGCTGTCTCGGCTTCACCACAAGCATTTGGTGAAGCTAGTGGGATCGTGTGAAGGTTTATGTAGTTGA